The following coding sequences lie in one Pseudomonas sp. B33.4 genomic window:
- a CDS encoding molecular chaperone — translation MSQTLSPPSLQAPTPSQTRLSFCEATPRDLKRWIAGLPKANIGETARLLYQGLGELNQLLTPSDNRLNLLELLRPEVYFVCQHLERHFLHQAIMLDERSRKISNLCQALQSHLAIGYKQIVLRIAPKYGKDRAALVSMALQRAAHALKGQLLRATQLYSSPPEHVWFELHQLYRSAAELQLQHRRVRDDLASLTTELSLEQTYIAALLVGSARCNQLRQNQIARLAEVLEPWSALLKLQPASPDAGLLAISAELDAGPRYRNMFRSEQKAGLLGFDPQPLVNAIEAHLLNQDTSIPLPVPAGLSFDTLQHLHATWGQAAERSFQRTVGQGNLTVCVGMSALHFYLGGERSFSELLKHPGARSANFSSALAKGEKDSWSQAFDAAPQNKADEFLPYEEIQYDHLLEDESHTDSTPHYPTYALPVINHSPGGYCLAWPNEVPAELQAGEMLGIQDSVSLGWSIAVIRWIRQVRGGGTQMGIELVAPHAQPCGLQLVRSRDDHSQYLRGLLLPEISAIDVPATLLAPRLPFQEGSKVLINTQGEEHRAGLDRRVASTHSFNQFAYRSLEAARNGGSEEDFDSLWKSL, via the coding sequence ATGAGCCAGACCCTATCCCCGCCGTCCCTTCAAGCACCAACACCGTCGCAAACGCGCCTGTCGTTTTGCGAAGCCACCCCGCGCGACCTCAAGCGCTGGATCGCCGGCCTACCCAAGGCCAACATCGGCGAAACCGCCCGCCTGCTTTATCAAGGCCTGGGCGAACTTAACCAACTGCTCACCCCCAGTGACAACCGTCTCAACCTGCTTGAGTTGCTGCGACCCGAGGTGTATTTCGTCTGCCAGCACCTGGAGCGGCATTTCCTGCATCAAGCGATCATGCTCGACGAGCGCTCACGCAAGATCAGCAACCTTTGTCAGGCACTGCAAAGCCATCTGGCCATCGGCTACAAACAGATCGTGCTGCGAATTGCGCCGAAGTACGGCAAGGATCGCGCAGCGCTGGTCAGTATGGCCCTGCAACGTGCTGCCCATGCACTCAAAGGCCAACTGCTGCGCGCCACGCAGCTGTATAGCTCGCCGCCTGAGCATGTGTGGTTCGAACTGCATCAGCTGTATCGCAGCGCCGCTGAATTACAGCTGCAACATCGACGCGTGCGTGACGATCTGGCCAGCCTCACCACAGAATTGAGCCTTGAACAGACCTACATCGCCGCGCTCCTGGTGGGCAGCGCCCGGTGTAATCAGTTGCGGCAAAACCAGATCGCCCGGCTCGCCGAAGTGCTGGAGCCGTGGAGCGCGCTGCTCAAGCTGCAACCCGCCAGCCCGGACGCAGGCTTGTTGGCGATCAGCGCAGAGCTGGATGCCGGCCCGCGCTACCGCAACATGTTTCGCAGCGAACAAAAGGCGGGATTGCTCGGCTTCGATCCGCAGCCGCTGGTGAACGCCATCGAAGCGCATTTGCTGAATCAGGACACTTCAATACCTTTGCCCGTCCCGGCCGGGCTGAGCTTCGATACCCTGCAACACTTGCACGCAACCTGGGGCCAAGCCGCCGAACGCAGTTTTCAGCGTACCGTGGGTCAGGGCAACCTGACCGTGTGCGTGGGCATGAGCGCCCTGCACTTCTACCTCGGCGGCGAGCGCAGTTTCAGCGAACTGCTCAAACATCCCGGAGCACGCTCGGCGAATTTCAGCAGTGCCCTCGCCAAAGGTGAAAAGGACAGTTGGAGCCAGGCCTTCGACGCCGCACCGCAGAACAAAGCTGATGAGTTTTTGCCCTACGAGGAAATTCAGTACGACCATTTGCTCGAGGATGAAAGCCACACCGACAGCACACCGCATTACCCGACCTATGCCCTGCCGGTGATCAATCACAGCCCCGGCGGTTATTGCCTGGCGTGGCCAAACGAAGTCCCCGCCGAATTGCAGGCCGGCGAAATGCTCGGGATTCAGGACAGCGTCAGTCTGGGCTGGAGCATCGCGGTGATTCGCTGGATTCGTCAGGTGCGCGGCGGCGGTACGCAAATGGGCATTGAGCTGGTGGCGCCGCACGCACAGCCATGCGGCTTGCAACTGGTGCGTTCGCGGGACGACCACAGCCAGTATTTGCGTGGATTATTGCTACCGGAGATCAGCGCGATCGATGTCCCGGCAACCTTGCTGGCACCGCGCCTGCCGTTTCAGGAAGGCAGCAAGGTGCTGATCAACACCCAGGGCGAAGAGCACCGCGCCGGACTGGATCGACGGGTGGCGAGTACACACAGCTTCAATCAGTTTGCCTATCGCTCGCTGGAGGCCGCGCGCAATGGCGGTAGCGAGGAGGATTTTGATTCGTTGTGGAAATCGCTTTAA
- the serB gene encoding phosphoserine phosphatase SerB: MREIVLINITGVDRPGLTAAITGVLAQGGVNILDIGQAVIHDTLSFGILVEIPDSEQGKSVLKDILFKGYELDQQVRFTPVSEEDYQQWVGNQGKKRHIVTLLTRKVTAGQLQAVSSITAKYGLNIDHIDRLSGRMPLDTPADKGKGCIEFSVRGEAADPQALRAEFLSVAQELNVDIAFQEDSLFRRNRRLAVFDMDSTLIEAEVIDELAKAAGVGEQVSEITERAMAGELDFRASFKERLALLKGLDVSVLDSIGASLRLTEGAETLFAELKRLGYKTAILSGGFTYFAKQLQAKLGIDYVFANELEVVDGKCTGVAIEPIVDAQRKADLLKELAHKEGLRLEQTIAVGDGANDLPMLAIAGLGVAFRAKPLVKQSAKQAISTLGLDGVLYLLGFRDRDGQL; this comes from the coding sequence TTGCGCGAAATCGTCCTGATTAACATCACGGGAGTCGACCGTCCGGGTCTGACGGCAGCCATTACCGGTGTTCTGGCACAAGGTGGTGTGAACATTCTCGACATCGGTCAGGCGGTGATCCACGACACCCTGTCGTTCGGCATCCTGGTTGAAATTCCCGATTCGGAGCAGGGTAAATCCGTGCTCAAGGACATCCTGTTCAAGGGCTACGAGCTCGACCAGCAGGTGCGCTTCACGCCGGTGTCCGAAGAGGATTACCAGCAATGGGTGGGCAATCAGGGCAAGAAGCGTCACATCGTCACCCTGCTGACCCGCAAAGTGACCGCGGGCCAATTGCAGGCCGTCAGCTCGATTACCGCCAAATATGGCCTGAACATCGACCATATCGACCGTCTGTCGGGTCGCATGCCGCTGGACACCCCGGCTGATAAGGGCAAGGGCTGCATCGAGTTCTCCGTGCGTGGCGAAGCGGCCGATCCGCAGGCGTTGCGTGCCGAGTTTCTCAGCGTTGCCCAGGAACTGAACGTCGACATCGCCTTCCAGGAAGATTCGCTGTTCCGTCGCAACCGTCGCCTGGCGGTGTTCGACATGGACTCGACGCTGATCGAAGCCGAAGTCATCGACGAACTGGCCAAGGCTGCCGGCGTAGGCGAGCAGGTGTCTGAAATTACTGAGCGGGCGATGGCCGGCGAATTGGATTTCCGCGCCAGCTTCAAAGAACGTCTGGCCTTGCTCAAAGGCCTGGATGTCAGCGTGCTGGATTCGATCGGCGCCTCGCTGCGTCTGACCGAAGGCGCTGAAACGTTGTTCGCCGAACTCAAGCGTCTGGGTTACAAGACTGCGATCCTGTCCGGCGGCTTCACCTATTTCGCCAAGCAACTGCAGGCCAAACTCGGCATCGACTATGTATTCGCCAACGAGCTGGAAGTGGTCGACGGCAAGTGCACCGGCGTGGCGATCGAGCCGATTGTCGATGCGCAGCGCAAGGCTGACCTGCTGAAAGAACTGGCGCACAAGGAAGGCTTGCGTCTGGAGCAGACCATTGCGGTCGGCGACGGTGCGAATGACCTGCCGATGCTGGCAATTGCCGGGCTGGGCGTGGCGTTTCGTGCCAAGCCACTGGTCAAGCAGTCGGCGAAGCAGGCGATTTCCACCCTTGGGCTGGATGGCGTGCTGTATTTACTGGGTTTCCGCGATCGTGACGGACAGCTCTGA
- the asd gene encoding archaetidylserine decarboxylase (Phosphatidylserine decarboxylase is synthesized as a single chain precursor. Generation of the pyruvoyl active site from a Ser is coupled to cleavage of a Gly-Ser bond between the larger (beta) and smaller (alpha chains). It is an integral membrane protein.) — protein sequence MKERLFILSQYLLPHHLLSRLAGCVAECRVRWFKNAFTQWFAKRYQVDMSQALVEDLTAYEHFNAFFTRALKDGARPLDETPGAILSPADGAVSQLGPIEHGRVFQAKGHSFSVLELLGGDAANAAPFMGGDFATIYLSPKDYHRVHMPLAGTLREMVYIPGRIFSVNQTTAENVPELFARNERVACIFDTERGPMAVVLVGAMIVASIETVWAGLVTPPKRELKTFRYDEAARAPIHLEKGAELGRFKLGSTAIVLFGPDQVKWAEELVAGSPVQMGQGLALPKA from the coding sequence ATGAAAGAGCGTCTGTTTATCCTCAGCCAGTACCTGCTGCCTCATCACCTACTGTCGCGCCTGGCTGGCTGCGTTGCCGAGTGCCGTGTGCGCTGGTTCAAGAATGCCTTCACCCAGTGGTTCGCCAAGCGCTATCAGGTGGACATGTCGCAAGCGCTGGTCGAAGACCTGACCGCTTACGAGCACTTCAACGCCTTCTTCACCCGCGCCCTGAAAGACGGCGCGCGTCCATTGGACGAAACCCCGGGCGCGATCCTCAGCCCGGCCGACGGTGCGGTCAGCCAGCTCGGCCCGATCGAACACGGTCGCGTGTTCCAGGCCAAGGGCCACAGTTTCAGTGTGCTGGAGCTGCTCGGCGGTGACGCGGCCAATGCCGCGCCGTTCATGGGCGGCGACTTCGCCACCATCTACCTGTCGCCGAAGGACTACCACCGCGTGCACATGCCACTGGCCGGCACCCTGCGCGAGATGGTCTACATCCCAGGCCGGATCTTCTCGGTCAACCAGACCACCGCGGAAAACGTTCCGGAACTGTTCGCCCGCAACGAGCGCGTGGCGTGCATCTTCGACACCGAGCGCGGGCCGATGGCCGTGGTGCTGGTCGGCGCGATGATTGTCGCTTCGATTGAAACCGTGTGGGCCGGTCTGGTCACTCCACCGAAGCGCGAACTGAAAACCTTCCGCTACGACGAAGCCGCGCGTGCGCCGATCCATCTGGAAAAAGGTGCCGAACTGGGTCGCTTCAAACTGGGTTCGACCGCGATCGTGCTGTTCGGGCCGGATCAGGTGAAGTGGGCTGAAGAACTGGTCGCTGGTTCGCCTGTGCAGATGGGCCAGGGCCTGGCGCTGCCAAAAGCCTGA
- the rhdA gene encoding thiosulfate sulfurtransferase, with product MSDFSGLPLVIEPSDLLPRLESEELILVDLTSAARYTEGHLPGARFVDPKRTQLGQPPAPGLLPAKADLEALFGELGHRKDAVYVVYDDEGGGWAGRFIWLLDVIGHDKYHYIDGGLPAWLADGMPMSIQVPPIVGGPLALTLDEAPTATREYLQSRLGAADLAIWDARGPLEYSGEKVLAAKAGHIPGAVNFEWTAGMDKARQLRIRTDMPQILEDLGITKDKEIITHCQTHHRSGFTYLVAKSLGYPRVKGYAGSWGEWGNHPDTPVEI from the coding sequence ATGTCTGACTTCTCTGGCTTGCCGCTCGTCATCGAACCGAGCGACCTGCTTCCTCGGCTTGAGTCTGAAGAGCTGATTCTGGTGGATCTGACCAGTGCCGCCCGCTATACCGAAGGTCATCTGCCCGGTGCACGCTTTGTCGACCCGAAACGCACTCAGCTCGGCCAACCGCCGGCGCCGGGGCTGCTGCCGGCCAAAGCCGATCTGGAAGCCTTGTTCGGTGAACTGGGCCATCGCAAAGACGCGGTCTACGTTGTTTACGATGATGAGGGTGGCGGCTGGGCCGGACGTTTTATCTGGCTGCTCGACGTCATCGGTCACGACAAGTACCACTATATAGACGGTGGTCTGCCGGCGTGGCTGGCGGATGGCATGCCGATGTCGATCCAGGTTCCGCCGATTGTCGGTGGGCCGTTGGCATTGACCCTGGACGAAGCGCCGACTGCAACGCGCGAATACCTGCAAAGCCGTCTCGGCGCTGCCGATCTGGCGATCTGGGATGCGCGCGGGCCGCTGGAGTATTCCGGCGAGAAAGTGCTGGCCGCCAAGGCCGGGCACATTCCCGGTGCGGTCAATTTCGAATGGACGGCGGGCATGGACAAGGCGCGTCAACTGCGCATCCGCACGGACATGCCGCAGATCCTCGAAGATCTCGGGATCACCAAGGACAAAGAAATCATTACCCACTGCCAGACCCATCACCGGTCGGGCTTCACTTATCTGGTGGCCAAGTCCCTCGGTTATCCGCGGGTCAAGGGCTACGCCGGTTCCTGGGGCGAATGGGGCAACCACCCTGACACGCCAGTCGAGATTTAA
- the motA gene encoding flagellar motor stator protein MotA: MAKIIGIIVVFASVLGGYVLSHGKIAALIQPFEVLIIGGAALGAFLQANPGYMTMHVLKKSLSMFSSRFSHTFYLEVLGLIYEILNKSRREGMMAIEGDIEDAAASPIFAKYPAVLKDERMTAFICDYLRIMSSGNMAPHELEGLFDMELYSLKEDLEHPSHAVNGIADAMPGFGIVAAVLGIVVTMASLGEGDQKSIGLHVGAALVGTFFGILAAYGFFGPLAHSLAHDAKEELNVYEAIKASLVASASGMPPSLAVEFGRKVLYPAHRPSFAELEQAVRGR; encoded by the coding sequence ATGGCTAAAATTATCGGCATCATCGTCGTATTCGCGAGCGTGCTCGGCGGATACGTGCTCTCCCACGGCAAGATTGCCGCCCTGATCCAGCCTTTCGAGGTGTTGATCATTGGTGGTGCTGCACTCGGTGCATTCCTGCAGGCCAACCCCGGCTACATGACGATGCACGTGCTCAAGAAATCCCTGAGCATGTTCAGTTCGCGCTTCAGCCACACTTTCTATCTGGAAGTGCTCGGCCTGATCTACGAGATCCTCAACAAGAGCCGCCGCGAAGGCATGATGGCCATTGAAGGCGACATCGAAGATGCCGCCGCGAGCCCGATCTTCGCCAAGTACCCGGCCGTGCTCAAAGACGAACGCATGACCGCGTTCATCTGCGATTACCTGCGCATCATGTCGTCCGGCAACATGGCCCCGCACGAGCTGGAAGGCTTGTTCGACATGGAGCTGTACAGCCTCAAGGAAGATCTCGAGCATCCGTCCCATGCGGTGAACGGCATCGCCGACGCCATGCCCGGTTTCGGTATCGTTGCGGCGGTACTCGGTATCGTGGTGACCATGGCCTCGCTGGGTGAAGGCGATCAGAAGTCCATCGGTCTGCACGTCGGTGCGGCGCTGGTCGGTACCTTCTTCGGTATTCTCGCGGCGTACGGTTTCTTCGGCCCGCTGGCGCATTCCCTGGCCCACGATGCCAAGGAAGAACTGAACGTCTACGAAGCCATCAAGGCCTCGCTGGTGGCTTCGGCTTCCGGCATGCCGCCATCGCTGGCGGTCGAGTTCGGTCGCAAGGTGCTGTACCCGGCCCACCGTCCAAGCTTTGCCGAGCTGGAACAAGCCGTTCGCGGTCGCTAA
- a CDS encoding PqiC family protein, with the protein MTALRPLIFLLAGVLGLAGCSVHQPVSLYQLDSGSPVQPAQSAGMAVLLGPVVVADYLQRETLLQRQPDGSLQAATDGRWAGSLSSDIDQLLMRQVAGHLDSQRVVLAPATTGFTPDVQVLLTITRLDSGEKQPAILDAQWRLIDRRGQVRDNRIVHLQELHAGSTASQVQAQGILLQRLAEQLSVALKPLANQPPVAEAPRKSAPKPAAPAAEAEKQPKIPMASPIRTDMEVFRF; encoded by the coding sequence ATGACTGCTCTGCGCCCCCTTATTTTCCTGCTCGCCGGCGTTTTGGGCCTGGCGGGTTGCAGCGTTCACCAGCCGGTGTCGCTGTATCAACTGGACAGCGGAAGTCCGGTTCAGCCTGCGCAAAGCGCGGGCATGGCGGTTTTGTTGGGTCCGGTAGTCGTAGCCGATTACCTGCAACGTGAGACTTTGCTGCAACGTCAACCGGATGGCAGTCTGCAAGCGGCGACCGACGGTCGTTGGGCAGGTAGCCTTTCGTCGGATATCGATCAATTGTTGATGCGCCAGGTGGCGGGTCATCTGGACAGTCAGCGTGTGGTGCTGGCACCAGCCACGACCGGTTTTACCCCGGATGTGCAAGTGCTGCTGACCATTACGCGTCTGGACTCCGGAGAGAAGCAACCGGCGATCCTTGATGCGCAATGGCGTTTGATCGACCGTCGTGGTCAGGTGCGCGATAACCGCATCGTTCATCTGCAGGAACTGCATGCCGGCAGTACGGCTTCGCAGGTGCAGGCTCAGGGGATCTTGTTGCAGCGTCTGGCCGAGCAATTGTCGGTGGCGCTCAAGCCGTTGGCCAATCAGCCACCGGTGGCTGAGGCACCACGTAAATCGGCACCGAAACCGGCCGCGCCGGCGGCGGAAGCCGAGAAGCAGCCGAAGATTCCAATGGCCTCGCCGATTCGTACGGATATGGAAGTGTTCCGCTTCTAA
- a CDS encoding HDOD domain-containing protein, protein MANETNVPHAKPTTIEGWVKLLDGVRLPVPQESHDKVCRAIRDNRSSLRDIADLMQDSPALALSIIREANRHTHGTMATPAENLEVAINRLGLARTEELLARLPAEPQMQIPKALRQLQMISQHATQQANGFFASRLARLWQDIHWGSLLFLSPLWPLALTYPQLLEEWELRVIHKGESARVVEKQLFGVRLLKIAEALVQAWHLPIWVQQGYKLLLSEQRELVKVLRIARDSEHPLRQQNRLDDDPTLRRWLNQPANTVLLANGLALSAQQAWDSPHSERWQYLTSLYLQISMDEVQQQLHQQAANSARQHAMPDLWHPAVSLLWPWGTRRLPAGMLPAAAPTAEDLSQWRKQCAELLAEPSRFTNAMSLTVAARDALAASGMRQVLILMADRSQSSLRVQQTHGLPKDAAALTFVVSQSSVLQRLLAQQAQVRINPDNNAQFSALLPPSLRTLFRGEHLMLRSLVNNGRVIMIVVADQGGGPFADITVQAFGKTAQCIEKALHSFSSRAR, encoded by the coding sequence ATGGCTAATGAAACGAACGTCCCACACGCAAAACCGACCACGATCGAGGGCTGGGTAAAGTTGCTCGATGGCGTGCGACTGCCCGTGCCGCAAGAGTCTCACGACAAGGTGTGCCGGGCGATTCGCGACAATCGCAGCTCGTTGCGCGACATCGCCGACCTGATGCAGGACAGCCCGGCGCTGGCCTTGAGCATCATCCGTGAGGCGAATCGTCACACCCACGGCACCATGGCTACGCCAGCGGAAAATCTTGAGGTAGCGATCAATCGCCTCGGCCTCGCCCGCACCGAAGAGTTGCTGGCGCGGCTGCCCGCCGAACCGCAGATGCAGATCCCCAAGGCCCTGCGCCAACTGCAAATGATCAGCCAGCACGCGACGCAACAGGCCAACGGTTTTTTCGCCAGTCGCCTGGCGCGCCTATGGCAGGACATCCATTGGGGCAGCCTGCTGTTTCTGTCGCCGCTGTGGCCGTTGGCGCTGACGTATCCGCAATTGCTCGAAGAATGGGAATTGCGGGTTATCCACAAGGGCGAATCGGCGCGCGTGGTGGAGAAGCAACTGTTCGGCGTACGCCTGCTGAAAATCGCTGAAGCGTTGGTGCAGGCCTGGCATCTGCCGATCTGGGTGCAGCAGGGTTATAAACTGCTGCTCAGCGAGCAACGCGAACTGGTGAAAGTGCTGCGTATTGCCCGCGACAGCGAACATCCGCTGCGTCAGCAAAACCGCCTCGACGATGACCCGACCCTGCGCCGCTGGCTCAATCAACCGGCCAATACCGTGCTGCTGGCCAATGGTCTGGCGCTGTCGGCGCAACAGGCCTGGGACAGTCCGCACAGCGAGCGCTGGCAGTACCTGACCAGCCTTTATCTGCAAATCTCGATGGACGAGGTGCAACAACAGTTGCACCAGCAAGCCGCCAACAGCGCGCGCCAGCATGCGATGCCCGATTTGTGGCACCCGGCGGTTTCGCTGCTGTGGCCGTGGGGCACCCGCCGCTTGCCTGCCGGTATGTTGCCCGCCGCCGCGCCGACGGCAGAAGACCTGAGCCAATGGCGCAAGCAGTGCGCCGAGCTGTTGGCAGAGCCGAGCCGCTTCACCAATGCGATGAGCCTGACCGTCGCCGCCCGCGATGCCTTGGCCGCCAGTGGCATGCGCCAGGTGCTGATCCTGATGGCAGACCGCAGCCAATCCAGCCTGCGCGTGCAGCAAACGCATGGTTTGCCAAAAGACGCTGCGGCGCTGACGTTCGTTGTCAGCCAAAGCAGCGTGCTGCAACGCTTGCTCGCGCAACAGGCGCAAGTGCGCATCAACCCGGACAACAACGCACAATTCTCCGCCCTGCTGCCACCGAGCCTGCGCACGCTGTTTCGCGGCGAGCATCTGATGCTGCGCTCACTGGTCAATAACGGCCGGGTGATCATGATCGTCGTCGCCGATCAGGGCGGCGGGCCGTTCGCTGACATCACCGTGCAAGCCTTTGGCAAAACCGCGCAGTGCATCGAAAAGGCCCTGCACAGCTTTAGCAGCCGTGCCCGATGA
- a CDS encoding AhpA/YtjB family protein, which translates to MNRPTPVKTDNFFLLIFRALRHRRVPIALRIASHNVILVALALVIYAGVMGLQFKQAMHQQADALGESLTTQTATSATELLVSNDILSLNVLLNNLTKNKLVAHAAIYSVDNRILAESGQRPKHSLLGEAEGMYESKITFQDVTAGQLRISLDMDQFQQPMTISLQSMGILSGILLALSLALSLRMGRYLSTPLLQLRVWLRRIDEHTPGIDRQDEIGDLARQLHANYAPEPAPEPEPEFEDEEDEPEFEVRNLRDPSFDETRPMAAQKPAPRHLVSTVEDDDDDDAFADLRDESLNGAPQPVVRQPSPSVPQHTAVLAVQLGSQEQLRRLPRARLEELQERYRDCLDQAASLYQGEIETLNDGSTLMLFHTEDSGDDYLTNAICCGELLRALGHQLQIEVADSGITLQLQLGLTLGDELFGLSQIDLLLTDSAQDALALSQHSRNLLLVERKIGDDALIRQRARIRPIASPEGACCVERLMEPYPSMLERQLARMHERRA; encoded by the coding sequence GTGAACCGGCCCACGCCAGTTAAAACCGATAACTTCTTCCTGCTGATCTTCCGTGCACTGCGCCACCGCCGTGTACCGATTGCATTGCGCATTGCCAGCCATAACGTGATCCTGGTCGCTCTGGCCCTGGTGATCTATGCCGGCGTGATGGGTTTGCAATTCAAGCAGGCCATGCACCAGCAGGCCGATGCGCTGGGCGAAAGCCTGACCACGCAGACCGCGACCTCGGCCACCGAGCTGTTGGTGTCCAACGACATCCTCAGTCTCAACGTGCTGCTCAACAACCTGACCAAGAACAAACTGGTGGCCCACGCGGCGATCTACAGCGTGGATAACCGCATCCTCGCCGAGTCCGGTCAGCGGCCCAAGCACAGCCTGCTCGGCGAAGCCGAAGGCATGTACGAGAGCAAGATCACCTTCCAGGACGTGACCGCCGGGCAACTGCGCATCAGCCTGGACATGGATCAGTTCCAGCAGCCGATGACCATCAGTCTGCAAAGCATGGGCATTCTCAGCGGCATCCTGCTGGCGCTGTCACTGGCCTTGAGCCTGCGCATGGGCCGCTACCTGTCGACGCCGTTGCTGCAACTTCGCGTCTGGTTACGCCGTATCGACGAGCACACGCCGGGCATTGATCGTCAGGATGAAATCGGCGATCTGGCGCGTCAGCTCCACGCCAACTACGCGCCGGAGCCTGCACCAGAACCGGAACCCGAGTTCGAGGATGAAGAAGACGAGCCGGAATTCGAGGTGCGCAACTTGCGTGATCCGAGTTTCGACGAAACCCGTCCGATGGCCGCACAGAAGCCTGCACCGCGACATCTGGTCAGTACCGTCGAAGACGATGATGACGATGATGCATTCGCCGACCTGCGCGACGAGTCGCTCAATGGCGCGCCGCAACCCGTCGTTCGCCAACCGTCGCCAAGCGTGCCGCAGCACACCGCCGTGCTGGCGGTGCAACTGGGCTCGCAGGAGCAACTGCGCCGCTTGCCGCGGGCACGTCTGGAAGAATTGCAGGAGCGTTATCGCGATTGCCTCGATCAGGCCGCTTCCTTGTATCAGGGCGAAATCGAAACCCTGAACGATGGCAGCACATTGATGCTGTTCCACACCGAAGACAGTGGCGACGACTACCTGACCAACGCGATCTGCTGCGGCGAGTTGCTGCGGGCACTGGGTCATCAATTGCAGATTGAAGTCGCGGACAGCGGTATCACCCTGCAATTGCAACTGGGCCTGACCCTTGGCGATGAGTTGTTCGGCTTGAGTCAGATCGACCTGCTGCTGACCGATTCGGCGCAGGATGCATTGGCTCTGTCACAACACAGCCGCAACCTGCTACTGGTTGAACGCAAGATCGGCGACGATGCGCTGATCCGCCAGCGTGCGCGGATCCGCCCGATCGCCAGCCCTGAGGGGGCTTGCTGCGTGGAGCGATTGATGGAGCCTTATCCGTCGATGCTCGAACGGCAACTGGCGCGGATGCATGAGCGTCGGGCTTAA
- the motB gene encoding flagellar motor protein MotB encodes MENNQPIIIKRVKRIAGGHHGGAWKIAFADFATAMMAFFLVLWLLSTATPEQKIAIAGYFKDPVGFSESGTPYIIDLGGTPTLAPENTLNPEVKSQPQPDKVTVDTEQVEGMAEMVEKERLELLLQELQNKVDENPQLQKFKDQILFEITPNGLRIQIMDAENRPMFDSGSARLKPYFEDILLAMADTIKAVPNKISISGHTDAKPYTGTGDFGNWELSANRANAARRALVAGSYPDAQVARVVGYASSALFDKENPFNPVNRRIDIVVLTKKAQAAIEGSQGADPAKPADQGQNGAAPAAPVDPNALPADQQPVPAHELRERLNLFDDAAPKPAEPGSAAPPTTAPTTAPAPAPKQ; translated from the coding sequence ATGGAAAATAATCAGCCGATTATCATCAAGCGCGTCAAGCGCATAGCCGGCGGGCATCACGGCGGGGCGTGGAAAATCGCCTTCGCCGACTTCGCCACGGCGATGATGGCGTTCTTCCTGGTGCTGTGGCTGCTGTCCACGGCGACGCCCGAGCAGAAGATTGCCATCGCCGGTTACTTCAAAGACCCGGTCGGCTTTTCCGAAAGCGGCACGCCGTACATCATCGACCTCGGTGGTACGCCGACCCTGGCCCCGGAAAACACCCTCAACCCGGAAGTGAAGTCGCAACCACAGCCCGACAAGGTCACGGTCGACACGGAGCAGGTTGAAGGCATGGCCGAAATGGTCGAGAAAGAACGCCTCGAACTGCTCCTGCAAGAGCTGCAGAACAAGGTCGACGAGAACCCGCAACTGCAGAAATTCAAGGACCAGATCCTCTTCGAGATCACGCCGAACGGCTTGCGCATCCAGATCATGGACGCCGAGAACCGGCCGATGTTCGACTCAGGTTCCGCACGCCTGAAGCCGTACTTCGAAGATATCCTGCTGGCCATGGCCGACACCATCAAAGCGGTGCCGAACAAGATCAGTATCAGCGGTCACACCGACGCCAAGCCGTACACCGGCACCGGCGATTTCGGTAACTGGGAACTGTCGGCCAACCGTGCCAACGCTGCCCGTCGTGCCTTGGTCGCCGGTAGCTATCCGGATGCGCAAGTGGCGCGGGTCGTCGGTTATGCCTCGTCGGCGCTGTTCGACAAGGAAAACCCGTTCAACCCGGTCAACCGCCGCATCGACATTGTGGTGCTGACCAAGAAAGCTCAAGCGGCGATTGAAGGTTCGCAAGGCGCGGATCCGGCGAAACCGGCGGATCAAGGTCAGAATGGCGCCGCTCCGGCAGCGCCTGTCGACCCGAATGCACTGCCGGCGGATCAGCAACCGGTGCCGGCGCACGAACTGCGCGAACGCCTGAACCTGTTCGACGACGCTGCACCTAAACCGGCCGAGCCGGGGAGTGCGGCGCCACCAACCACGGCCCCAACGACTGCTCCGGCGCCCGCGCCCAAGCAGTGA